The Bubalus kerabau isolate K-KA32 ecotype Philippines breed swamp buffalo chromosome X, PCC_UOA_SB_1v2, whole genome shotgun sequence genome has a segment encoding these proteins:
- the EOLA1 gene encoding protein EOLA1, whose product MKFSCLSFRQPSAGIVLNSVKILEMCWQPMLCGHWHCTLAVHIAHRSWEDASWWELLEQRLGMSPAQIQALLLDGDKFGHGVITVLVDIRDTLLCPENIGHDEVKELENQALLPALGQKYLTVLTNPHWLLQPILGWAGKDIFQVYIPEHLIPFGQEACPDWDLERKETSSCESLQGFDLYEKMMSPLVLALLGLGS is encoded by the exons ATGAAGTTCAGCTGTCTGTCCTTCCGACAGCCTTCCGCGGGTATCGTCTTAAACAGTGTCAAGATCCTGGAGATGTGTTGGCAGCCCATGCTATGCGGCCACTGGCACTGTACCCTGGCAGTCCACATCGCACACCGGTCCTGGGAGGACGCATCCTGGTGGGAGCTGCTGGAGCAGAGGCTGGGGATGAGCCCTGCCCAGATCCAGGCCTTGCTGCTGGACGGGGACAAGTTCGGCCATGGAGTGATCACGG TTCTGGTGGACATTAGGGACACTTTGCTGTGCCCAGAAAACATAGGTCATGACGAGGTGAAGGAGCTGGAGAATCAAGCCCTGCTACCAGCCCTGGGACAGAAGTACCTAACTGTGCTCACCAACCCCCACTGGCTGCTGCAGCCCATCCTGGGGTGGGCCGGAAAGGACATCTTCCAGGTGTACATCCCCGAGCACCTGATCCCCTTTGGTCAGGAGGCCTGTCCAGACTGGGATCTTGAGAGGAAGGAGACCAGCTCATG TGAGAGTCTCCAGGGCTTTGACCTTTACGAAAAGATGATGTCGCCACTCGTTTTGGCCCTGCTGGGTCTGGGCAGTTGA